The genomic segment TGCCGGTCTCGGCCAGGTCACCGCCGCCGACGCTGCCGCCCGCCGACGCGGGGCTCGGCTGGGAGGCGGGCTGCGCCTTGCTCGTTATCGTGTCGCCCGCGGTGCGGCAGTCGAGCACGCCCTTGAACCGCTTCTCGAAGCCGCTCGGCCCATTGATCGTGAAGTCGTAGGGCTGGTCCTCCTGCAGCGGGATCGTCACGGTCTGTGACGTGCCCGCCTCGATGGTGTACTTGAAGCCCATCAGACGGAAGGTGAAGGGCTTGTCGCCCTCGTTGGCCGCGGTGATGTCCACACCGCTCTTGGCGCAGTTCTTCTCGGCCGACAGCGCGGGCAGCGCACCTTCGGCCGCCCAGTTCGCGGTCGCCGCGGCCGACACGGTCGACTCGCTGGAGCCGGCGAGGATCTGCGTCTGGCTCCTGGTCTCGGACGCGAACGCCCGCCCGACCGGGACGGTGGTCGACGTCTGCACGGACAGTGCGGCGGCGCCGTCGGGTGCGTCCTTCGGCACGTCGAAGTAGAGGCGGCTGCCGTCGCGCGCGGACTTCACCGGCTTGCCGTTCCTGCCGACGACCTTCACGCCGCTCGCCTCGGAGTCCGCGGGCGGCGTGACCGTCACCGAGTCGGCGTCGGTCTGCACGGTGACCGGTCCGAGCTTCTCCCCCGCGCGTCCCGACACGGCCGGCGGGTCCAGCGTCAGGGATGCCTTGGGCTCGGCGCTGTTCCGAGCGCTCTTGTACAGATAGTCGGCGAGCTTCTCGGCCTGCGGATCGACGGCGTCGACCTTCGCGCCGTCGGAGTACCGCCAGATCGCCACCTGGGTGCCGGCCGCGGCGCTCTGCGCGGTGAGGGAGCGCGCCCCCGCCTTGCGGGCCAGCGCGGCGAGGTCGTTCACCTGCGGATACGAGTGCTGGAGGATCCAGCGGATCTTGCCCGCGTCACGGTTCCCGTTCAGCGAGGTGCCGCTCCAGGGGGTCTCCTGGTACTTGGCGTCCTTCTGCGTGGGGTTCAGGATGTCGATGCAGTACGTCTGCAGGGTGCCGCCGCCCTCGACGGACATCTCGAAGAGTCCCGCGGGCACCTGCTGCGCAGTGCCGTTGTCACGGATGACGGCCTGATCGAACGTCTGCAGCCCACCCAGTGTCGCGACGGCTCCGCCCCCGTGCGCCGGCGCCTCCTCCGCCGCGGCCGCGCCCGCGAAGGTCACCCCGCCCGCCAGGGCCAGACCCGCCGCCGCGGTCACCGCGGCGAGCCGGGCGGCGCCCCGGCCGGGTCCGCTCCCGCCGCGCCCGCGACTTCGGCCCCGGCCTCGGCTACGTATGGACAACGCAGAAAACACTGAATTCCCCTCCGGGCGGGACCCGTTCACGACGTTGGGGGGTGGTCCCGCCAGCAGATTGAAAGGGGCAGGTTCACCGGTCACCCGCGTGACCTCACCTGCCGACTGCCCCGTGAGCTACGTCCGGCATCCTAAGGAAACGCCGCAGCACGAGTCCCACGCAGATCACCGGACGGCGGATCCGACTCGGAATCGTTATCCCCAACAACCGCTCCGAGCTGGGCTTATCGACAAATCAATGGTGCCCATTCACCGATATGCGGCACTTCGGCCGTCCCCGCGGGGCGGGTCCGCTTCCCCCGACACCGACCGCCTGACGCCGCGTCACCCCACGGGCTCCGGCTTCTTCTCCCAGAGCGCGGAGACATCCTCGCCCAGCCCCTGACTCTGGCTCTGGCTCTGCCCCTTCTCCTGTGCCTGCTCCCGCCCCTGCGCCGGGTCCGTCAGCGCCGGATTGCCCCTGCCGACCCTTCTGAACGCCGCCGTACCGCGCGACAGATCGTGCCCGATGGCCACCGCCTCGATGTCCGCCGACGTCCAGTGCTGGCCGCCCCGCTCCTCGTCGCGCACCTTCAACCTGCCCTGCACGATGACCGGTTCGCCCACCGACACCGACCCCTGCACGTTCGTGCCGAGCGCTCGCCACGCCCAGACCGTGAAGAAATTGGTGTGCCCGTCGGTCCATGTGCTCTTCGCCCCGTCGTAGTACCGCGCCGTCACCGCGAGCCGGAACCGCGCCACCGGCCCCGACGGCAGCTCCCGGTACACCGGCGTCGTCGCCACATTGCCCACGACCGTCACCAAGGTCTCGTTCATCGCCGAACCCCCCTGTCCCACGTCACGCTTCGAGTCTCTGTCTCTGCGTCTGTCTCTGTCTCGTGCAGCCCAGCGGCT from the Streptomyces venezuelae genome contains:
- a CDS encoding Cys-Gln thioester bond-forming surface protein; amino-acid sequence: MTAAAGLALAGGVTFAGAAAAEEAPAHGGGAVATLGGLQTFDQAVIRDNGTAQQVPAGLFEMSVEGGGTLQTYCIDILNPTQKDAKYQETPWSGTSLNGNRDAGKIRWILQHSYPQVNDLAALARKAGARSLTAQSAAAGTQVAIWRYSDGAKVDAVDPQAEKLADYLYKSARNSAEPKASLTLDPPAVSGRAGEKLGPVTVQTDADSVTVTPPADSEASGVKVVGRNGKPVKSARDGSRLYFDVPKDAPDGAAALSVQTSTTVPVGRAFASETRSQTQILAGSSESTVSAAATANWAAEGALPALSAEKNCAKSGVDITAANEGDKPFTFRLMGFKYTIEAGTSQTVTIPLQEDQPYDFTINGPSGFEKRFKGVLDCRTAGDTITSKAQPASQPSPASAGGSVGGGDLAETGSSGNTPLIVGIAVAFVVVGGAVVFFLRKKDVPAETSTEE
- a CDS encoding single-stranded DNA-binding protein, which encodes MNETLVTVVGNVATTPVYRELPSGPVARFRLAVTARYYDGAKSTWTDGHTNFFTVWAWRALGTNVQGSVSVGEPVIVQGRLKVRDEERGGQHWTSADIEAVAIGHDLSRGTAAFRRVGRGNPALTDPAQGREQAQEKGQSQSQSQGLGEDVSALWEKKPEPVG